The following coding sequences lie in one Gemmatimonadales bacterium genomic window:
- a CDS encoding ATP-binding protein has product LAAVGTLAAGVAHEINNPCGIILNRIECVAQDVEARCEECFALRDLEVIRQNASRVATIARGLLDLSREEEEPTAEVSLGDLVARVATFAGAEFRAGGVALEVSPAPRPTFVVGNESRLEQLVLNLLLNGLQATPSGGRIRVAVSTHRAGAVVLEVTDTGCGIAQDSLERIFEPFYSTQRNSGGTGLGLAVVQNIAAGHRARILVESEPGRGSTFRVIFPGADRGARP; this is encoded by the coding sequence GGCTCGCCGCGGTGGGGACGTTGGCGGCCGGCGTGGCGCACGAGATCAACAACCCGTGCGGGATCATCCTCAATCGGATTGAGTGCGTGGCCCAGGACGTGGAGGCCCGCTGCGAGGAGTGCTTCGCGCTGCGCGACCTCGAAGTGATTCGCCAGAACGCCTCGCGCGTGGCGACCATCGCGCGCGGTCTCCTGGATCTGTCGCGGGAGGAAGAGGAGCCGACAGCCGAGGTCTCGCTCGGTGACCTGGTGGCGCGCGTGGCCACGTTCGCGGGTGCCGAGTTCCGCGCGGGAGGGGTCGCCCTCGAGGTCAGCCCTGCACCTCGGCCAACCTTCGTCGTGGGCAACGAGTCGCGGTTGGAGCAGCTGGTGCTGAATCTGTTGCTTAACGGGCTCCAGGCGACGCCGTCAGGCGGCCGCATCCGCGTCGCCGTCTCAACGCACCGCGCCGGGGCCGTGGTCCTGGAGGTGACCGACACCGGCTGCGGGATCGCGCAGGACAGCCTGGAGCGGATCTTCGAGCCCTTCTATTCAACCCAGCGAAACAGCGGAGGCACGGGTCTCGGGCTCGCCGTCGTGCAGAACATCGCGGCCGGACACCGGGCTCGGATTCTGGTGGAGAGCGAGCCCGGTCGAGGCAGCACCTTCCGCGTCATCTTCCCCGGGGCCGACCGAGGCGCGCGACCATGA